From Rhodothermales bacterium, a single genomic window includes:
- a CDS encoding gluconate 2-dehydrogenase subunit 3 family protein produces MNRRESLKLLAAAPVTAGFSWTEHDASVASEKVGQIKDRSAFAPAFFTEHEWRTVKLLADLIIPKDDRSGSATDAGVPEYMDFMMIDSPNRQTPMRGGLAWIDVQCRKRYGAPFADCTAAQQTALLDDIAYPESAPEGVEHGVAFFTSFRDLTASGFWSSKMGVEDLQYMGNTFVPEWTGCPSEVLNDLGVRYED; encoded by the coding sequence ATGAATCGCAGAGAATCGCTCAAACTCCTGGCGGCGGCGCCCGTCACTGCAGGATTTTCCTGGACCGAACACGATGCCTCCGTCGCCTCCGAAAAGGTGGGCCAGATCAAGGATCGGTCGGCCTTCGCGCCGGCGTTCTTCACCGAACACGAATGGCGCACGGTCAAACTCCTGGCCGACCTCATCATCCCGAAAGACGACCGCTCCGGCAGCGCGACGGACGCCGGCGTGCCGGAGTACATGGATTTCATGATGATCGACAGCCCGAACCGCCAGACGCCGATGCGCGGCGGCCTCGCCTGGATCGATGTCCAGTGCCGGAAACGGTACGGCGCGCCGTTCGCCGACTGCACCGCCGCGCAGCAGACCGCGCTGCTGGACGACATCGCCTACCCCGAGTCCGCGCCGGAAGGCGTCGAACACGGCGTCGCGTTTTTCACCAGCTTCCGGGACCTCACGGCGTCCGGGTTCTGGTCGAGCAAGATGGGCGTCGAGGACCTGCAGTACATGGGCAACACGTTCGTGCCCGAGTGGACGGGCTGCCCCTCCGAAGTGCT